One segment of Nocardioides sp. QY071 DNA contains the following:
- a CDS encoding acyl-CoA thioesterase domain-containing protein has translation MSATSQLFTDAVTLKPTAPEAFDAAFTATTQPCPWPKAYGGDMVAQALVAAVRTITDGKAVHSMHSYFMRPVDIGAEVRYEVEVLRDGRGYSTRQVRAFQNDKPVYVCMASFAAGEPSGSFQVTMPADLPAPETLPSSAEYLADRSGGTMTETSKAYWSGGRSFDMRHVPGPVYLTVEGERSPHQALWVKPYDALRPVEGLTAEQRDSAALAYVCDYTILEPAMRVLGLAWADEGLVTASLDHAMWFHRPASTDTWLLYAQDAVSVADGRGIAAGRFFTPDGTLVASVVQEGMIRTGQVSS, from the coding sequence GTGAGCGCCACCTCCCAGCTCTTCACCGACGCCGTCACCCTCAAGCCCACCGCGCCCGAGGCCTTCGACGCTGCGTTCACCGCCACCACGCAGCCCTGCCCTTGGCCCAAGGCGTACGGCGGCGACATGGTCGCCCAGGCGCTGGTCGCCGCGGTCCGCACGATCACCGACGGCAAGGCCGTCCACTCGATGCACTCCTACTTCATGCGCCCCGTCGACATCGGCGCCGAGGTCCGCTACGAGGTCGAGGTGCTGCGCGACGGCCGCGGCTACAGCACGCGTCAGGTGCGTGCCTTCCAGAACGACAAGCCGGTCTACGTCTGCATGGCCAGCTTCGCCGCCGGCGAGCCGAGCGGCAGCTTCCAGGTCACGATGCCGGCCGACCTGCCCGCCCCCGAGACCCTGCCCAGCTCCGCGGAGTACCTCGCCGATCGCTCCGGCGGCACCATGACCGAGACTTCGAAGGCCTACTGGTCCGGCGGGCGGAGCTTCGACATGAGGCACGTGCCCGGCCCCGTCTACCTCACCGTCGAGGGCGAGCGCTCGCCCCACCAGGCGCTCTGGGTCAAGCCGTACGACGCCCTCCGACCGGTCGAGGGTCTCACCGCCGAGCAGCGCGACAGCGCGGCCCTGGCCTACGTCTGCGACTACACCATCCTCGAACCAGCTATGCGGGTGCTCGGCCTGGCCTGGGCCGACGAAGGCCTCGTGACGGCCAGCCTCGACCACGCCATGTGGTTCCACCGGCCGGCGAGCACCGACACCTGGCTGCTCTACGCGCAGGACGCGGTGTCGGTGGCCGACGGCCGCGGTATCGCGGCCGGCCGGTTCTTCACCCCCGACGGCACCCTGGTGGCGAGCGTCGTCCAGGAGGGCATGATCCGGACGGGCCAGGTGAGCTCATGA
- a CDS encoding AMP-binding protein, with the protein MTAPTQTPSGLVDPFARDHLPPAELWPTLDLTALDHPARLNAAVELVDAAVATHGPDRPALRTPDGTVWSYGELLARANQVAHVLVDDLGLVSGKRVLLRSPNNPWTVAAWLGVLKAGGIVVTTMAALRSTELRPIVERTRPAVALVDHRFVDDVEAVRDDTAPDLVVVTFGGAGADDLTRRAATKPTTFAAVDTAADDVALFGPTSGTTGTPKITIHFHRDILAIDDTFGRGVLRLQPDDLVACTAPLAFTFGLGILVVFTLRAGACALLTEAATPVQLADLVAEHGVTALATAPTAYKQIVKAGHLDRLVKLRVAVTAGEHMPQATWEEIERQLGLRVIDGIGATEMLHIFISAAGDDIRPGATGKPVPGYRAAILDADGNEAGPGVEGRLGVIGPVGCRYLDDPRQRGYVVNGWNVTGDTFLRDEDGYYWYRSRTDDMIVSSGYNIGGPEVEEALGTHPDVVEAGVVAAPDPERGSIVSAFVVLREGVSGDAAKVKELQDHVKNTLAPYKYPREVRFIEALPRNTSGKLQHFKLRETIGSES; encoded by the coding sequence ATGACGGCGCCGACACAGACGCCGAGTGGACTGGTGGACCCCTTCGCCCGCGACCACCTGCCGCCGGCGGAGCTGTGGCCGACGCTGGACCTCACCGCGCTCGACCACCCGGCCCGGCTCAACGCCGCCGTCGAGCTGGTCGACGCCGCGGTCGCGACCCACGGTCCCGATCGGCCGGCGCTGCGGACGCCGGACGGCACCGTGTGGTCCTACGGTGAGCTGCTGGCCCGAGCGAACCAGGTCGCGCACGTCCTCGTCGACGACCTCGGGCTGGTCAGCGGCAAGCGGGTGCTGCTGCGTTCGCCCAACAACCCGTGGACGGTGGCGGCCTGGCTCGGCGTGCTCAAGGCCGGCGGCATCGTGGTCACCACGATGGCCGCGCTGCGGTCGACCGAGCTGCGCCCGATCGTGGAGCGCACCAGGCCCGCGGTTGCCCTCGTCGACCACCGCTTCGTCGACGATGTCGAGGCCGTCCGCGACGACACGGCCCCCGACCTGGTGGTGGTCACCTTCGGCGGCGCCGGCGCGGACGACTTGACCCGCCGCGCGGCGACCAAGCCCACGACCTTCGCGGCCGTCGACACCGCGGCCGACGACGTCGCACTCTTCGGGCCGACCTCGGGCACCACTGGCACCCCGAAGATCACTATCCACTTCCACCGCGACATCCTGGCGATCGACGACACCTTCGGCCGCGGCGTGCTGCGCCTCCAGCCCGACGACCTGGTGGCGTGCACCGCTCCCCTGGCCTTCACCTTCGGCCTCGGCATCCTGGTCGTGTTCACGCTGCGGGCCGGCGCCTGCGCGCTGCTCACCGAGGCCGCGACGCCGGTCCAGCTCGCCGACCTGGTCGCCGAGCACGGCGTCACGGCGCTGGCGACCGCGCCGACGGCGTACAAGCAGATCGTCAAGGCCGGGCATCTCGACCGCCTGGTCAAGCTGCGGGTCGCCGTCACGGCCGGGGAGCACATGCCGCAGGCGACCTGGGAGGAGATCGAGCGTCAGCTCGGCCTGCGGGTCATCGACGGCATCGGCGCCACCGAGATGCTGCACATCTTCATCTCGGCCGCCGGCGACGACATCCGCCCCGGCGCGACCGGGAAGCCGGTGCCGGGCTATCGGGCCGCGATCCTCGACGCGGACGGCAACGAGGCCGGCCCCGGTGTCGAGGGGCGCCTCGGCGTGATCGGCCCGGTCGGGTGCCGCTATCTCGACGACCCGCGCCAGCGCGGCTACGTCGTCAACGGCTGGAATGTCACCGGCGACACCTTCCTGCGTGACGAGGACGGCTACTACTGGTACCGCTCGCGCACCGACGACATGATCGTGTCCTCCGGCTACAACATCGGCGGGCCCGAGGTCGAGGAGGCACTCGGCACCCACCCCGACGTCGTCGAGGCCGGCGTCGTCGCCGCGCCCGACCCCGAGCGCGGCTCGATCGTGAGCGCGTTCGTCGTGCTCCGCGAGGGCGTGAGCGGCGACGCCGCCAAGGTCAAGGAGCTCCAGGACCACGTGAAGAACACGCTGGCGCCCTACAAGTACCCGCGCGAGGTTCGCTTCATCGAGGCGCTCCCGCGCAACACCAGCGGAAAGCTGCAGCACTTCAAGCTGCGCGAGACCATCGGATCGGAGAGCTGA
- a CDS encoding bifunctional salicylyl-CoA 5-hydroxylase/oxidoreductase, with the protein MRIAIVGGGPGGLYFATLMKTLDPAHEITVWERNAPDDTFGFGVVFSDETLGSIEGADQVVHDRMEEQFARWTDIDVEFDGHAFTVGGQGFAAMSRKDLLRILQERVAELGVTVHFRTEAPDPDELRASYDLVLAADGLNSAIRTKYADKFGPALDRRHNKYIWFGTDLVFEAFQFFVKQTQWGTMQIHGYPYSAQGSTFIVEMHEDVWRRAGLDRTEGDSFPPGASDDYAVERIAEIFADELRGHAILTNNSKWLNFHTVRNERWYDGNVVLLGDAAHTAHFSIGSGTKLAMEDALALAACLHEHPTLEAALEAYQSERKPVVESTQRAAQASLEWFEDIGMYAGQDPAQFVFNLLTRSRRITFENLKERDAQFAARMEAEFARHQGSPEPAPAMFQPIRIGELELKNRVVLSPMDMYSATNGTPDDFHLVHLGSKAMGGAGLVMTEMTCVSPEGRITPGCPGLWTDEQGAAWRKVTEFVHARTTAKIGVQIGHSGRKGSTKLMREGMDEPLEDGNWEVIGPSALPYGPGCHVPREATRADLDQIVTDFTATARRAVDAGFDLIEVHAAHGYLLSSFLSPVANRRTDEYGGPLENRLRFPLEVFDAVRGAVPTHVPVTVRISATDWLPDGNTGEDAVDIARAFIEHGAAAIDVSSGQVSKDEKPAFGRSYQTPFADKIRHRVGEPAGAKVIAVGAISSYDDVNSILLAGRADLCALGRTHLYDPNWTLHAAAEQDYRGPAAQWPTQWAAGRRKPPTSRTDKIPPRLQLLREGADDQIQLRWTPSGVVPT; encoded by the coding sequence ATGAGGATCGCGATCGTCGGCGGTGGGCCCGGCGGGCTCTACTTCGCCACCCTGATGAAAACGCTCGACCCCGCCCACGAGATCACCGTCTGGGAGCGCAACGCTCCCGACGACACCTTCGGCTTCGGCGTGGTGTTCTCCGACGAGACCCTCGGCAGCATCGAGGGCGCCGACCAGGTCGTGCACGACCGCATGGAGGAGCAGTTCGCCCGCTGGACCGACATCGACGTGGAGTTCGACGGCCACGCGTTCACCGTCGGCGGACAGGGCTTCGCCGCGATGTCGCGCAAGGACCTGCTGCGGATCCTGCAGGAGCGGGTCGCCGAGCTCGGCGTGACCGTCCACTTCCGCACCGAGGCGCCCGATCCCGACGAGCTACGCGCGTCGTACGACCTGGTGCTGGCAGCAGACGGGCTCAATTCCGCGATCCGGACCAAGTACGCCGACAAGTTCGGGCCTGCTCTCGATCGCCGGCACAACAAGTACATCTGGTTCGGCACCGACCTGGTCTTCGAGGCGTTCCAGTTCTTCGTCAAGCAGACGCAGTGGGGCACCATGCAGATCCACGGCTACCCCTACTCCGCCCAGGGCTCGACATTCATCGTCGAGATGCACGAAGACGTCTGGCGGCGCGCCGGACTGGACCGCACCGAGGGCGACAGCTTCCCGCCGGGCGCCTCCGACGACTACGCCGTCGAGCGGATCGCCGAGATCTTCGCCGACGAGCTGCGCGGGCACGCGATCCTCACCAACAACTCCAAGTGGCTGAACTTCCACACCGTGCGCAACGAGCGCTGGTACGACGGCAACGTCGTCCTGCTCGGCGATGCCGCCCACACCGCCCACTTCTCCATCGGATCCGGCACCAAGCTGGCCATGGAGGACGCACTCGCCCTCGCCGCCTGCCTCCACGAGCACCCCACGCTGGAGGCCGCGCTGGAGGCCTACCAGAGCGAGCGCAAGCCGGTCGTCGAGTCCACCCAGCGCGCGGCCCAGGCCTCGCTCGAGTGGTTCGAGGACATCGGCATGTACGCCGGACAGGACCCGGCCCAGTTCGTCTTCAACCTGCTCACCCGCTCACGCCGGATCACCTTCGAGAACCTCAAGGAGCGCGACGCGCAGTTCGCGGCCCGGATGGAGGCGGAGTTCGCCCGCCACCAGGGATCACCCGAACCGGCGCCGGCGATGTTTCAGCCGATCCGGATCGGCGAGCTGGAGCTGAAGAACCGAGTCGTGCTCTCGCCGATGGACATGTACTCCGCCACCAACGGCACACCCGACGACTTCCACCTGGTCCACCTGGGCTCGAAGGCGATGGGCGGCGCCGGCTTGGTCATGACCGAGATGACCTGCGTGTCCCCCGAGGGCCGGATCACCCCCGGGTGCCCCGGCCTGTGGACCGACGAGCAGGGCGCCGCGTGGCGCAAGGTCACCGAGTTCGTGCACGCCCGCACCACCGCCAAGATCGGCGTCCAGATCGGTCACTCGGGCCGCAAGGGCTCTACGAAGCTGATGCGGGAGGGCATGGACGAGCCCCTCGAGGACGGCAACTGGGAGGTCATCGGCCCCTCGGCGCTCCCCTACGGCCCTGGCTGCCACGTGCCGCGCGAGGCGACCCGCGCCGATCTCGACCAGATCGTCACCGACTTCACCGCCACCGCCCGCCGGGCCGTCGACGCGGGCTTCGACCTGATCGAGGTGCATGCCGCGCACGGCTACCTCCTGTCCTCCTTCCTCTCACCCGTCGCCAACCGCCGCACCGACGAGTACGGCGGCCCGCTGGAGAACCGCCTCCGCTTCCCGCTCGAGGTGTTCGACGCGGTGCGCGGCGCGGTCCCCACGCACGTGCCCGTGACCGTCCGGATCTCTGCGACCGACTGGCTGCCCGACGGCAACACGGGCGAGGATGCCGTGGACATCGCCCGTGCGTTCATAGAGCACGGCGCCGCCGCGATCGACGTCTCCTCCGGCCAGGTCAGCAAGGACGAGAAGCCGGCCTTCGGCCGCTCTTACCAGACCCCCTTCGCCGACAAGATCCGCCACCGGGTGGGCGAACCGGCCGGGGCGAAGGTGATCGCGGTCGGCGCCATCTCCTCATACGACGACGTGAACTCGATCCTGCTCGCCGGCCGCGCCGACCTCTGCGCCCTCGGCCGCACCCACCTCTACGACCCGAACTGGACACTGCACGCCGCAGCCGAACAGGACTACCGGGGCCCCGCGGCACAATGGCCCACCCAGTGGGCCGCCGGCCGGCGCAAGCCGCCGACATCACGCACCGACAAGATCCCGCCCCGACTCCAGCTCCTGCGCGAGGGCGCCGACGACCAGATACAGCTGCGCTGGACACCGTCCGGCGTCGTACCCACATGA
- a CDS encoding acyl-CoA thioesterase — protein sequence MSRAPAAVGEFHTRVEWIDTDAAGIYHNTTVTRFVEAAEARLMAARGLDGYFPAAPRVRWTVDFEAPLFFGQDATATVILTQVGTTSMTWEFEVWGEEFRGRPRMRAAHGSYVTVHLGTGHDPDARSGSTPWPTTWLAALQGPVRHNAEGE from the coding sequence ATGAGCCGGGCCCCGGCCGCCGTCGGCGAGTTCCACACCCGCGTGGAGTGGATCGACACCGACGCCGCGGGGATCTACCACAACACCACCGTCACCCGGTTCGTCGAGGCCGCCGAGGCACGGCTGATGGCCGCGCGCGGGCTCGACGGCTACTTCCCCGCCGCGCCCCGGGTGCGCTGGACGGTCGACTTCGAGGCGCCGCTGTTCTTCGGCCAGGACGCCACCGCGACAGTGATCCTGACGCAGGTCGGCACGACGTCGATGACCTGGGAGTTCGAGGTCTGGGGCGAGGAGTTCCGTGGGCGGCCCCGGATGCGCGCCGCCCACGGGAGCTACGTGACCGTCCACCTCGGGACCGGCCACGACCCGGACGCCCGCAGCGGCAGCACTCCGTGGCCGACCACGTGGTTGGCCGCACTCCAGGGGCCGGTCCGGCACAATGCCGAGGGTGAGTGA
- a CDS encoding PaaX family transcriptional regulator C-terminal domain-containing protein — protein MSDSGPTAQRNRRSRTTVVTFLGAVVRPLGNWMPIAGTVDLLTQAGLDAASVRTAVHRLKVNGWLDSEARDGTRGYALTDTALATLESGDEVIWHARTPADLADGWCIVHFGVPESKRARRHQLRAHLSHLGFGNIGTALWIAPARMRDAAERAVVELGLEDHSAIFVGAYHGTQDLTQLLYSSWDLTAIDTSYRAFADEYDLTAAAVERTPPSPADAFATYVAMLDQWRKLPFRDPGLPSELLAADWNGPRATTLFERLVNALEKPSLEHAATRWPDGTTAL, from the coding sequence GTGAGTGACTCCGGCCCCACCGCGCAACGCAACCGCCGCTCCCGCACCACAGTCGTGACCTTCCTCGGTGCCGTCGTCCGGCCCCTGGGGAACTGGATGCCTATCGCGGGCACCGTCGACCTGCTCACCCAGGCCGGCCTCGACGCGGCGAGCGTGCGCACCGCCGTCCACCGACTGAAGGTGAACGGCTGGCTGGACTCCGAGGCACGGGACGGCACCCGCGGCTACGCCCTCACCGACACCGCGCTGGCCACCCTCGAGTCCGGCGACGAGGTGATCTGGCACGCCCGGACCCCTGCAGACCTCGCCGACGGCTGGTGCATCGTGCACTTCGGCGTACCGGAGTCGAAGCGAGCCCGGCGCCACCAGCTGCGCGCCCATCTGTCCCACCTCGGCTTCGGCAACATCGGCACAGCGCTGTGGATCGCGCCGGCCCGGATGCGCGACGCAGCCGAGCGAGCCGTCGTCGAGCTCGGCCTGGAGGATCACTCCGCCATCTTCGTCGGCGCCTACCACGGCACCCAGGACCTCACCCAGCTGCTCTACAGCAGTTGGGACCTGACCGCGATCGACACGAGCTACCGCGCCTTCGCCGACGAGTACGACCTCACGGCGGCCGCCGTCGAGCGCACTCCACCCTCACCGGCAGACGCCTTCGCCACCTACGTCGCGATGCTCGACCAATGGCGCAAGCTGCCGTTCCGCGACCCCGGCTTGCCCAGCGAGCTGCTCGCCGCCGACTGGAACGGGCCACGGGCCACCACCTTGTTCGAGCGGCTGGTCAACGCCTTGGAGAAGCCGAGCCTCGAGCACGCAGCCACCCGCTGGCCGGACGGGACGACGGCACTGTGA
- a CDS encoding helix-turn-helix domain-containing protein yields the protein MAAQRADAVRSRERVLAVAKDVIDRDGPAVSLDRVARAAGVGSATLYRHFPTRLHLLEAVFAQEAHALAAAAAALPGSQDGASAVRSWARRLVVEAIASRGLGAALVAAGIEQTSSSDCRGLIARATDTLLHDPAVAASVRPGVRGEDVVDIASALAVVAEGDAERACRLMDQCLAGFVAEAR from the coding sequence ATGGCAGCGCAGCGGGCCGACGCCGTCCGGAGTCGGGAGCGGGTCCTCGCCGTCGCGAAGGACGTCATCGACCGCGACGGTCCGGCCGTCTCCCTCGACCGGGTCGCCCGCGCGGCGGGAGTCGGCTCGGCCACGCTCTACCGCCACTTCCCGACTCGGTTGCACCTGCTCGAGGCCGTGTTCGCCCAGGAGGCTCACGCCCTGGCCGCAGCCGCCGCCGCCCTCCCGGGGAGCCAGGACGGCGCATCCGCCGTCCGCTCCTGGGCCCGTCGTCTCGTCGTAGAGGCGATCGCCAGCCGCGGTCTCGGCGCCGCCCTTGTCGCCGCGGGCATCGAGCAGACCTCGTCCAGCGACTGCCGCGGCCTCATCGCCCGGGCCACCGACACCCTCCTGCACGACCCCGCGGTCGCTGCATCGGTCCGCCCCGGCGTCCGCGGCGAGGATGTCGTCGACATCGCCTCAGCGCTGGCGGTGGTCGCCGAGGGGGACGCGGAGCGGGCCTGTCGGCTGATGGACCAGTGCCTGGCTGGGTTCGTCGCCGAAGCGAGATAG
- a CDS encoding DsbA family oxidoreductase, producing MGGATEARTVTVDVWVDVQCSWCYLNKRRLDAAVEQSGVAVEVRYLFFELGPDAPDRVDKERFLREVRGMDEATVRRGQDHLNQLGSAYDVRYDWDAMLPTNSRRTHRLLAWGQEQGAHSALLDRTFRAYFTEGADLSVPDILAALAADIGLDEAAARAAVTSTERDPRLELDRSAALRIGVTGVPFLVIDGRYGLSGAQTVDVLVEVIRHAATEAGTEAGDD from the coding sequence ATGGGCGGAGCGACCGAGGCCAGGACCGTGACCGTCGACGTATGGGTCGACGTGCAGTGCTCCTGGTGCTACCTGAACAAACGGCGCCTCGACGCCGCCGTCGAGCAGTCCGGAGTCGCGGTCGAGGTGCGCTACCTGTTCTTCGAGCTCGGACCGGACGCGCCCGATCGGGTCGACAAGGAGCGCTTCCTGCGCGAGGTGCGCGGCATGGACGAGGCCACTGTCCGGCGCGGCCAGGACCACCTCAACCAACTCGGCAGCGCCTACGACGTCCGCTACGACTGGGACGCGATGCTGCCCACCAACTCCCGCCGGACGCACCGGCTGCTCGCCTGGGGCCAGGAGCAGGGCGCGCACTCCGCCCTGCTGGACCGCACCTTCCGGGCCTACTTCACCGAAGGCGCCGACCTCTCCGTGCCCGACATCCTGGCCGCGCTCGCCGCCGACATCGGGCTCGACGAGGCTGCGGCGCGTGCCGCGGTCACCTCGACCGAGCGCGACCCCCGGCTCGAGCTGGACCGCAGCGCGGCCCTGCGGATCGGCGTCACGGGCGTGCCCTTCCTGGTCATCGACGGCAGGTACGGCCTCTCCGGCGCCCAAACCGTCGACGTGCTCGTCGAGGTGATCCGGCACGCCGCCACGGAGGCCGGCACCGAGGCCGGCGATGACTGA
- a CDS encoding acetolactate synthase catalytic subunit, with translation MPETERTVAEAVADALVRHGVEIVFGQSNPTALMLAAERRGIRQVLYRTENAGGVMADGYARISHKIGVLALQNGPAATLAVAPMAEAMKASVPLLVIVQEVPVANRDRNAFQELDHTALFSEVSRWTRRLDDPARVDDYVDMAMVAATTGRPGPVVLLLPRDVLDQPTGSAPMPRVAGLGTFPLDRQRPDAARVAQAARLIAEADAPLVMAGGGVHLSGATDALTRLVETAHLPVATTNMGKGAVAETGPYALGVAANLTGRNGPTSRSLELLEDADVVLLVGTRTNENGTDKWGLTRRDATYIHVDADGLEVGRNYESVRLVGDARAALEDLTDALTQLDLSRRTAGAEALTRRIAEGRERRGRDIAAAVTAATTPIAPERLVTELDRLLTAEDIVASDASYSGIWSSAYLTARAAGQRFLTPRGLAGLGWGAPLAMGARLARPSSRVVAIVGDGGFAHVWSELETAVRERIPVVVVVLNNAQLGYQRHAENRLFDGTTTAIEFAPVDHAAVARAVGAVGVRLTDPARIQDVLAEALASPVPVVIDAIVDPDAYGPTRLFDGHDATINRPAAPKGVLVG, from the coding sequence ATGCCCGAAACCGAGCGGACCGTTGCCGAGGCCGTCGCCGATGCCCTCGTCCGGCACGGGGTGGAGATCGTGTTCGGCCAGAGCAACCCGACCGCGCTGATGCTGGCCGCGGAGCGGCGCGGGATCCGCCAGGTCCTCTACCGCACCGAGAACGCCGGCGGCGTGATGGCCGACGGCTATGCCCGGATCTCCCACAAGATCGGCGTGCTGGCGCTGCAGAACGGTCCGGCCGCCACCTTGGCGGTGGCGCCGATGGCCGAGGCGATGAAGGCGTCGGTGCCCCTGCTGGTGATCGTGCAGGAGGTCCCGGTCGCGAACCGGGACCGCAACGCCTTCCAGGAGCTCGACCACACCGCGTTGTTCTCCGAGGTGTCGCGGTGGACCCGGCGTCTCGACGACCCGGCGCGGGTCGACGACTACGTCGACATGGCGATGGTCGCCGCGACGACCGGGCGGCCGGGGCCAGTTGTCCTACTGCTGCCCCGCGACGTCCTCGACCAGCCCACCGGGAGTGCTCCGATGCCTCGGGTCGCAGGGCTCGGCACCTTCCCGCTCGACCGGCAGCGGCCCGACGCGGCACGGGTCGCCCAGGCCGCGCGACTAATCGCCGAGGCGGACGCGCCGCTGGTGATGGCCGGGGGTGGAGTCCACCTGTCCGGGGCGACCGACGCGCTGACGAGGCTGGTCGAGACGGCCCACCTCCCGGTGGCCACGACCAACATGGGCAAGGGCGCGGTAGCGGAGACCGGACCCTACGCCCTGGGCGTCGCCGCCAACCTGACGGGTCGCAACGGCCCGACCAGCCGGAGCCTCGAGCTGTTGGAGGACGCCGACGTCGTGCTGCTCGTCGGGACCCGGACCAACGAGAACGGCACCGACAAGTGGGGGCTCACCCGCCGCGACGCGACCTACATCCACGTCGACGCCGACGGGCTCGAGGTCGGCCGCAACTACGAGTCGGTCCGCCTGGTCGGTGACGCCCGCGCGGCGCTCGAGGACCTGACCGACGCGCTCACGCAGCTCGACCTGAGCCGGCGCACGGCGGGCGCCGAGGCGCTGACCCGACGCATCGCCGAGGGGCGCGAGCGACGCGGCCGCGACATCGCCGCCGCAGTCACCGCCGCCACCACGCCGATCGCTCCCGAGCGGCTCGTCACCGAGCTCGACCGCCTCCTCACCGCCGAGGACATCGTCGCCAGCGACGCGAGCTACTCGGGGATCTGGTCCTCGGCGTACCTCACCGCACGGGCGGCCGGCCAGCGCTTCCTGACCCCGCGCGGCCTGGCAGGCCTGGGCTGGGGCGCGCCACTGGCGATGGGCGCCCGGCTGGCGCGCCCGAGCAGCCGCGTGGTGGCGATCGTCGGGGACGGCGGGTTCGCCCACGTGTGGTCGGAGCTCGAAACGGCGGTGCGCGAGCGGATCCCGGTGGTGGTCGTGGTGCTCAACAACGCCCAGCTCGGCTACCAGCGGCACGCTGAGAACCGTCTGTTCGACGGCACCACCACCGCCATCGAGTTCGCGCCGGTCGACCACGCCGCCGTCGCCCGGGCTGTGGGCGCCGTCGGCGTCCGGCTCACCGACCCCGCGCGGATCCAGGACGTGCTCGCCGAGGCGCTCGCGTCGCCGGTGCCCGTGGTCATCGACGCGATCGTCGACCCCGACGCCTACGGACCGACCCGGCTCTTCGACGGCCACGACGCGACGATCAACCGGCCCGCCGCCCCCAAGGGCGTGCTCGTCGGCTGA
- a CDS encoding SDR family oxidoreductase: protein MRLHGQTIVVTGASSGLGLAMCRMFAAEGAHVYAVGRRTALLEELAAELGERCTPFTADVTSPEDLDALYRRVGEDERRLDVVVANAGGTTKAEIADLTPDYLAREWALNVNGTVFTVQKALPLLRDGGSVILLGSIAAEKGSAGVGAYAAAKAATRSFGRTWANELRSRRIRVNTISPGPILTDALDGPMRSHPEGASAAEVDQIARLRYDDLTARIPLGRVGDPDEVARLALFLASEESSFITGSNLFIDGGLAQV, encoded by the coding sequence GTGCGACTTCACGGACAGACCATTGTGGTGACCGGCGCCTCCTCGGGGCTCGGCCTCGCCATGTGCCGTATGTTCGCGGCCGAGGGCGCCCACGTCTACGCCGTGGGCCGGCGGACCGCGCTGCTCGAGGAGCTGGCCGCCGAGCTCGGCGAGCGGTGCACGCCGTTCACTGCCGACGTGACCAGCCCCGAGGATCTCGACGCGCTCTATCGACGGGTGGGCGAGGACGAGCGCCGCCTCGACGTCGTCGTCGCGAACGCGGGTGGCACCACCAAGGCGGAGATCGCCGACCTGACCCCCGACTACCTGGCCCGCGAGTGGGCCCTCAACGTCAACGGGACCGTGTTCACGGTCCAGAAGGCGCTGCCGCTGCTGCGTGACGGCGGATCGGTCATCCTGCTCGGCTCGATCGCGGCGGAGAAGGGCAGTGCCGGGGTCGGCGCCTACGCGGCGGCCAAGGCGGCCACCCGGTCCTTCGGTCGCACCTGGGCCAACGAGCTGCGCTCGCGCCGGATCCGGGTCAACACGATCTCACCGGGCCCGATCCTGACCGACGCGCTCGACGGCCCGATGCGCAGCCACCCCGAGGGCGCCTCGGCGGCCGAGGTCGACCAGATCGCCCGCCTCCGGTACGACGACCTCACGGCCCGGATCCCGCTCGGCCGTGTCGGCGACCCCGACGAGGTCGCGCGCCTGGCGCTCTTCTTGGCGAGCGAGGAGAGCAGCTTCATCACGGGGTCCAACCTGTTCATCGACGGCGGCCTCGCCCAGGTGTGA